The DNA region TCGGGTATTCGCATTCTGGGCAGTCAGGTCGATCTGAACCGTCATGAGAACCTGTTCATCATCGCTTGCTCTGTAGGCATGGGGCTTGGTGTAACGGTTGTACCTCAACTGTTCGCAGGTGCACCGGACTGGGCACAAATTATGCTCGGTAACGGAATTATTGCGGGAAGTTTTACTGCCATTTTCATGAATTTGCTGTTTAATGGTCTGGGTTCTCAAGCAGCGGCTGACCAAATGGCTGAGCGTCAAGCGGATGTGATCCTTGGAGAAAATGGCAAGTCTGCGTAACATATAATGTTATGAAATCGGGGTTGTTATTGCCTTCAACATGTATGTTATGTTAACTGTATATGTTTCATGGAATGAATCATAAATGATGTGAAGTAAAAAATAATATGACATGAACTATTTAGGGGTTGAATCACTTATCCTGTGAATAGTCATCTTGAATGCATAAGGGAAACACCGGAAATCCTTGCTCGGAAGAGCGGAATTCCCGGTGTTTTTTGTGTTTTTCAGATTGAAAACAAAATTAATTATTATGTTGACTCACGGGATGAATTACTTTTGAATCGAATTCGCACCTGTTACAGATGCCGCATCTGTTTCTCTGCAAAGTCTCCGACCCATGGCAGCTTCAGCCATTTGCCTTGCAGACTGGTGACTACCATGAGAAGCCAGACCACTACGCCAAGCAGGGACAACAGCGATGCCAGCAGTGGACCAAACAGTGGGAGAAATGCACACAACACATGACCGACCATAATGAGGCCAAATACCGTGGCGGATTGAAGTGCATGAAACAGAACGAATCGGCTTCGTTTCTCTACAGCCAGAAAGACGATTCCGCCTACAAAAGTGAACAGATAACAGAGCATGCCGGCAATATTCTCATCCAGACCGCTTGATGATTTCATGGGGGACATCCGGTCCAGCCTCCTTTGTCCTTTTTAACTAGGTTATGAAGGAGGTGGACAGAACTGAACCGGTTTGATCAAGGAATGTTCCAGATGGACAAAAGAGAAGGAGATACTCAATTAGGTAAACACAACGTGAGACTATGGATTCATTTGAGAATTGAAGTGCGTATATACACATCCAATTTGAGACTTTCTACATATTCAAAATATTCCATAAAATTCCGAATTATATAAATACAATTATAAAGGGTAAACCATTAATTCATTTGAGATGCAAGGAGGCTTATTCATGAATATATCCGCAACAACATACGGTCAGGTTCGGGTAACACCTTACGAAATCGTTCGCCTTCAAACCCTTGAAGTGAATAAAACGATGAACGGACATGCACGAATGAGAATGACGGCAGTGATACCGGAAGCCCGAAAAGACAGCTATGTCCAGGCAACAACATCCCAAACCGATATTAAAGTGAAAATTACAGATGACGATGGACATGAGAAGGTGTTCTTCTCCGGTGTGGTGCTGCATGTGAAAGTGAACGTCATTAACGATGTACATACACTAATGGTTGACGCTGTATCCCATACCTACTTGCTGGATGTAAAGTTGCACAAGCGTTCCTTCCAAAACCCTAATCTGTCCTACAAGAATTTGGTGCGCAAGATTATTTCTCCCTATGAAGGTTCAGATGTCATTGATTTTGCTACAGACGGCCGTAAAATCGGAGACTTTGTGATGCAGTATGAGGAAACAGATTGGCAATTTATCAAAAGGATG from Paenibacillus sp. JNUCC-31 includes:
- a CDS encoding DUF4870 domain-containing protein, translating into MSPMKSSSGLDENIAGMLCYLFTFVGGIVFLAVEKRSRFVLFHALQSATVFGLIMVGHVLCAFLPLFGPLLASLLSLLGVVVWLLMVVTSLQGKWLKLPWVGDFAEKQMRHL